The DNA segment TGTCGGACAGGCTCCTAGGAAGCCATGCAGCTCGTCCGGCTCTCGACAACGCACACGGTTCAGATCCCCGCTTCCAATACGACAAGAATCCGAAACGCCAGAAACCTGGCGAATCTGTCCAATGCTCGCTCGAGCGCGAGCAACGGCTTGAGCAAACACAGTGGCAGCAAACAGGCATGGTCGAATCCTCCGCTCAGCGGATAGGCAAAGAATGCAAGCCTCCGAACGGTTAGCATCTTGAAATGCGGATACGCGTTTTGAAAGTCGCCGATCGACCGTTCAAACAGCATCGTGGCCACTGCTTGGTTGGCATCAAAAGGCTTGCGATCAGAATCGGGCGATCGGACGGAAAGCGGGTCCTGCGTGAAATCCACCGCCTCGGGATGAAGAAAGCGGTAAACCGGCCACGATAGCCATGAAATATATGGGTCCATGACGATAATCCGACCGCCAGGCCTGAGCACGCGCACCGCTTCGTCAAAGAAGAAACGAACATTTTCGATATGGTGGAGCGAATCAACGAGCACGATATTCGCCATGCTGCGAGAGATAAAAGGCAGGCGCTGAGCATCGACGACCGCGTCCAGCCACGGCAGTTTGACCACATCGGTGCAGAGCACACAGGGGAAACACTCCTTCAGGTTTCCGGTTCCACCGCCGACTTCCAAAGTACGCCCAGGCACAAGGTAAGACACGATCTCTTCATACCATTGTGCGTACAGGGTGCGAAGAATAGGCTTTTTCCTCCAGACCTCCTGGTGGTGACGAAGAACGGCATCGGACATCACACAGCCTTTAATCTGAAAAATCCGTAGACCGTCATTTTCAACAGTAGCCAACCATGCGCAAATCGCCGGATGTTCGTCGTGCCATAGCTGCGCTCCTGGTACCGAATCGGAACTTCCAGGATTTTCAGATTGAGTTTCGACGCACCGAATAACAGATCAAAATCTCCAAACGGATCGAATTCGCCGAAATAATAGCGATTCGCGGCGATGCGCAAATAATCCTCGCGAAACAGCACCTTGGTTCCACACAGGGTATCCTTGATACGCTGATTCAGCAGCCAAGAGAAGGCCATACTGAAAAATTTGTTTCCCAGGAGATTAAGGAATTGCATCGCCTGTTGTTCCAGCGGATAGATCAGCCGCGAGCCGTTGATGAATTCTCCCTTCCCCTGCGCAATCGCCTCATAGAATTTGTGAAGATCCTCCGGCGGCACCGTCAGGTCGGCGTCTAAAATCATCAAGACCTCGCCGGTTGCGTGGGCGAATCCCTTGCGCACGGCATCACCCTTCCCTTTTCCGTCCTGAATCAGTAGACGAATCCGGCGT comes from the Nitrospirota bacterium genome and includes:
- a CDS encoding methyltransferase domain-containing protein, producing MSDAVLRHHQEVWRKKPILRTLYAQWYEEIVSYLVPGRTLEVGGGTGNLKECFPCVLCTDVVKLPWLDAVVDAQRLPFISRSMANIVLVDSLHHIENVRFFFDEAVRVLRPGGRIIVMDPYISWLSWPVYRFLHPEAVDFTQDPLSVRSPDSDRKPFDANQAVATMLFERSIGDFQNAYPHFKMLTVRRLAFFAYPLSGGFDHACLLPLCLLKPLLALERALDRFARFLAFRILVVLEAGI